One stretch of Pseudomonas sp. NC02 DNA includes these proteins:
- the galU gene encoding UTP--glucose-1-phosphate uridylyltransferase GalU, protein MIKKCLFPAAGYGTRFLPATKAMPKEMLPVVNKPLIQYGVEEALDAGLNEISIVTGRGKRALEDHFDISYELENQIKGTDKEKYLVGIRKLLDECSFSYTRQTQMKGLGHAILTGRPLIGDEPFAVVLADDLCVNLEGDGVLTQMVKLYQKYRCTIVAVQEVDPQETNKYGVIAGDDIGDGLIRVRDMVEKPAPEDAPSNLAIIGRYILTPDIFKLIEETEPGKGGEIQITDALLKQAKDGCVIAYKFKGRRFDCGGAEGYIEATNFCYEHFYKTGKAY, encoded by the coding sequence ATGATCAAGAAATGCTTGTTCCCAGCAGCCGGTTACGGCACTCGCTTCCTGCCAGCGACCAAGGCCATGCCCAAAGAAATGCTGCCGGTGGTGAACAAGCCACTGATCCAGTATGGCGTGGAAGAAGCACTGGATGCCGGCCTGAACGAAATCTCGATCGTGACCGGCCGTGGCAAACGCGCCCTGGAAGACCACTTCGACATCAGCTACGAGCTGGAAAACCAGATCAAGGGCACCGACAAGGAAAAATACCTGGTCGGCATCCGTAAGCTGCTCGACGAGTGCTCGTTCTCCTACACCCGCCAGACCCAAATGAAAGGCCTGGGGCACGCGATCCTGACCGGTCGTCCGCTGATCGGTGACGAACCGTTCGCCGTTGTACTGGCCGATGACCTGTGTGTAAACCTGGAAGGCGACGGCGTCCTGACCCAGATGGTCAAGCTGTACCAGAAGTACCGTTGCACCATCGTCGCGGTTCAAGAGGTCGATCCTCAGGAAACCAACAAGTACGGCGTGATTGCCGGCGACGATATCGGTGATGGCCTGATCCGCGTACGCGACATGGTTGAAAAGCCAGCGCCGGAAGATGCTCCGTCGAACCTGGCGATCATCGGCCGCTACATCCTGACCCCTGACATCTTCAAGCTGATCGAAGAAACCGAGCCAGGCAAGGGTGGCGAGATCCAGATCACCGACGCCCTGCTGAAGCAGGCAAAAGACGGTTGCGTGATTGCCTACAAGTTCAAGGGTCGTCGTTTTGACTGCGGTGGCGCTGAAGGCTACATCGAAGCGACCAACTTCTGCTACGAGCACTTCTACAAGACTGGCAAGGCTTACTGA
- a CDS encoding helix-turn-helix domain-containing protein — protein MDNIWRKRFGAPARSTSEELRVRAHDYVDGAREIWHSHEYGQLVHATQGVIRVLTRMGAWTVPPAYGFWIAPGVDHELHMVGEVAMRALYVESDQLPTAWQSCRLIRVEPLLRELILGMLAPDAHTALLTPLLLHQLISATQTEGCSLPLPRDKRVLSVCEMLLEDPANPATLEDWSESIGASVRTLRRRFRDETGLSFNQWRQQLRIAEAVCQLAQGRPLGAIARDMGYANGNAFGAMFKRVLGEAPSRYLGKA, from the coding sequence TTGGACAACATCTGGCGTAAACGCTTTGGGGCGCCCGCTCGCAGCACCAGCGAGGAATTACGGGTTCGGGCCCATGACTATGTCGATGGCGCACGAGAGATTTGGCACAGCCATGAATATGGCCAACTGGTGCACGCCACCCAAGGCGTGATCCGGGTGTTGACCCGCATGGGCGCCTGGACCGTCCCGCCGGCATACGGCTTTTGGATTGCGCCGGGTGTCGACCATGAATTGCACATGGTCGGTGAGGTTGCGATGCGCGCACTGTACGTGGAAAGCGATCAATTACCCACGGCGTGGCAATCCTGCCGATTGATCAGGGTAGAGCCGCTGCTGCGGGAGCTGATTCTGGGCATGCTCGCACCCGACGCCCACACTGCCCTGCTCACGCCATTGCTGCTGCACCAGTTGATATCCGCGACTCAAACCGAAGGCTGCAGCCTGCCATTGCCCCGGGACAAACGCGTGCTCAGTGTGTGTGAAATGCTTCTGGAAGACCCGGCGAACCCGGCCACCCTGGAAGACTGGAGTGAATCCATCGGCGCCAGCGTGCGCACCCTGCGCCGGCGGTTTCGGGATGAAACCGGGCTGAGCTTCAACCAATGGCGCCAGCAGCTACGGATTGCCGAAGCCGTTTGCCAGTTAGCCCAAGGCCGACCATTGGGGGCTATTGCACGGGACATGGGCTATGCCAACGGCAATGCGTTTGGTGCAATGTTCAAGCGGGTACTGGGCGAAGCCCCCAGCCGCTATTTGGGCAAGGCATAA
- a CDS encoding TonB-dependent siderophore receptor, which yields MSGALSSPPFYLSRLALVVLALAPVVWADDAPIVLKDTAVTAAEAEPADGVVPGYVARNTTVGTKTGAPIVETPQSISVVSRQQMDDQAAQTVDQALRYTPGVYSQDNDLRFDQLSIRGFDADSYLDGLKLNRTTWFATPRVDPWFLERIDVLRGPASVLYGQSGPGGLVDMQSKRPTDEPLHVLQMSVGNDNRYQAGFDFGGRLDEQGDVTYRLTGLGRMADTQTDHIKDQRIAIAPAITWNIDDDTSLTLLANYQYDPEGGLFNPVPAYGTALHNPNGRLRPDDYLGDPDRDRFKRNQFSLGYAFSHRFNDTWSFRQHLRYMHDDVDYYQTSLTGPLDANLATAPLWANVNHEHLGQFALDNQLQSDFSTGPVKHTVLMGADFQRLLQTINRGAQYFPSAINIYNPDFSALPRVPVSINQYTTQSQFGVYLQDQLSFDHWRWLIGVRQDWARTYDNQDSALTGANLSNTRQHDEKLTWRSGLSYVFDNGVAPYVSYSESFQPQLGTDRLGATFVPTTGKQYEAGVKYQPVGSRSLYSAAVFDLRQQNVLTTDDVDPNFATQKGEIRSRGIELEAHAEVTSNLSLIGFYTWMDQRILKSNDGDQGEHPTGIPGKSASLWADYTFHDGPLQGVGFAAGARYFGPSYGSADNTLEVSSRTLFDAAAHYDVQNWRLALNASNLFNKEYLAYCSNGFLCYWGATRSLQASATYRW from the coding sequence ATGTCCGGTGCGTTGTCTTCTCCTCCGTTTTACCTTTCCAGGCTGGCGCTGGTGGTGTTGGCGCTTGCTCCTGTTGTGTGGGCCGATGACGCGCCCATCGTGTTGAAGGACACCGCGGTGACAGCCGCCGAGGCCGAGCCGGCAGACGGCGTGGTGCCAGGCTATGTGGCGCGCAACACCACCGTGGGCACCAAAACCGGCGCGCCGATCGTGGAGACGCCGCAATCGATCTCGGTGGTCAGCCGCCAGCAGATGGATGACCAGGCGGCGCAAACCGTCGACCAGGCATTGCGCTACACACCAGGGGTTTACTCCCAGGATAACGACCTGCGGTTTGACCAGTTGAGCATTCGCGGCTTCGATGCCGACTCCTACCTCGACGGGCTCAAGCTCAATCGCACGACCTGGTTCGCTACGCCTCGGGTCGACCCTTGGTTTCTGGAGCGCATCGACGTGCTGCGCGGGCCAGCTTCCGTGCTGTACGGCCAGAGCGGGCCGGGCGGCCTGGTGGACATGCAGAGCAAGCGGCCGACGGATGAGCCACTGCACGTGTTGCAAATGAGCGTGGGCAATGACAACCGCTATCAGGCCGGCTTCGATTTTGGCGGGCGCCTGGACGAGCAGGGCGATGTGACCTATCGGCTGACCGGGCTGGGCCGCATGGCCGATACCCAGACCGATCACATCAAGGACCAGCGCATCGCCATCGCGCCGGCCATCACCTGGAACATCGACGACGACACCAGCCTGACCCTGCTGGCCAACTATCAATACGACCCGGAAGGTGGGCTGTTCAACCCGGTACCCGCGTATGGCACCGCGCTGCACAACCCGAATGGGCGCTTGCGCCCCGATGATTACCTGGGCGACCCGGACCGCGATCGCTTCAAGCGCAATCAGTTTTCCCTGGGCTACGCGTTCAGCCACCGGTTCAACGACACCTGGAGCTTTCGCCAGCACCTGCGCTATATGCATGATGACGTCGACTACTACCAGACTTCCCTCACCGGGCCGCTGGACGCCAACCTTGCCACCGCGCCGCTGTGGGCCAACGTCAATCATGAGCACCTTGGCCAGTTCGCCCTTGATAACCAGTTGCAGTCCGACTTCAGCACCGGCCCGGTCAAGCACACTGTGCTGATGGGGGCGGACTTCCAGCGGCTGTTGCAGACCATCAACCGGGGCGCTCAGTATTTCCCGAGTGCGATCAATATCTACAACCCCGACTTCAGCGCCTTGCCGAGGGTGCCGGTGTCCATCAACCAATACACCACCCAGAGCCAGTTTGGCGTGTACCTGCAGGACCAGCTCAGCTTCGACCATTGGCGCTGGCTGATCGGTGTGCGGCAAGACTGGGCGCGTACCTACGACAATCAGGACAGCGCGTTGACCGGCGCCAACCTGAGCAACACGCGCCAGCACGACGAGAAACTCACCTGGCGTTCGGGCCTGAGCTACGTGTTTGATAACGGCGTTGCGCCGTATGTCAGCTACAGCGAATCGTTCCAGCCGCAACTGGGCACTGACCGGCTGGGCGCGACATTTGTGCCGACCACCGGCAAGCAGTACGAAGCCGGCGTTAAATACCAGCCTGTGGGCTCCCGCAGCCTGTACAGCGCGGCAGTGTTCGACCTGCGTCAGCAAAACGTCCTGACCACCGACGATGTCGACCCCAATTTTGCCACCCAGAAAGGCGAAATCCGCTCCCGCGGCATCGAGCTGGAAGCCCATGCCGAGGTCACCTCGAACCTCAGCCTGATCGGTTTTTACACCTGGATGGACCAGCGCATCCTCAAATCCAATGACGGCGACCAGGGCGAACACCCGACCGGCATCCCGGGCAAGAGTGCCTCGCTGTGGGCGGACTACACCTTCCACGACGGCCCGCTGCAGGGCGTCGGTTTCGCGGCGGGTGCGCGCTATTTCGGGCCGAGCTACGGCAGCGCCGACAACACGCTGGAGGTGTCATCGCGCACGCTGTTTGATGCCGCGGCGCACTATGACGTGCAGAACTGGCGCCTGGCCCTCAACGCCAGCAACCTGTTCAACAAGGAATACCTGGCCTACTGCAGCAACGGTTTCCTTTGCTACTGGGGCGCAACCCGTTCGTTGCAGGCCAGCGCGACGTATCGCTGGTAA
- the gorA gene encoding glutathione-disulfide reductase, translating into MAYDFDLYVIGAGSGGVRAARFAAGFGAKVAVAESRYLGGTCVNVGCVPKKLLVYGAHFAEDFEQASGFGWSLGEANFDWATLIANKDREINRLNGIYRNLLVNSGVTLHEGHARLVDPHQVEINGERFTAKHILVATGGWPQIPDIPGREHAIGSNEAFFLKELPKRVLVVGGGYIAVEFAGIFHGLGAQTSLLYRGDLFLRGFDGSVRTHLKEELTKRGLDLQFNADIERIDKQADGSLKATLKDGRVLEADCVFYATGRRPMLDNLGLENTGVKLDKRGFVEVDELYQTAEPSILAIGDVIGRVQLTPVALAEGMAVARRLFKPEQYRPVDYAMIPTAVFSLPNIGTVGLSEEQAREDGHKVQVFESRFRPMKLTLTDCQEKTLMKLVVDAETDKVLGCHMVGPDAGEIVQGLAIALKAGATKQHFDETIGVHPTAAEEFVTMRTPVAQ; encoded by the coding sequence ATGGCCTACGATTTTGACCTTTATGTAATTGGTGCCGGTTCCGGCGGTGTGCGCGCTGCACGATTCGCTGCGGGTTTTGGCGCCAAAGTGGCAGTGGCTGAAAGCCGCTACCTGGGCGGTACCTGCGTGAATGTGGGCTGCGTGCCGAAGAAGCTGTTGGTATACGGCGCGCATTTCGCCGAAGACTTCGAGCAGGCCAGCGGTTTTGGCTGGTCCCTGGGTGAGGCGAATTTCGATTGGGCGACCCTGATCGCCAACAAGGATCGTGAAATCAACCGTCTCAATGGCATCTACCGCAACCTGCTGGTCAACAGCGGCGTGACCCTGCACGAAGGGCATGCGCGGCTGGTGGACCCGCACCAGGTAGAAATCAACGGCGAGCGTTTTACCGCCAAACACATTCTGGTAGCCACCGGTGGCTGGCCGCAGATCCCGGACATCCCGGGGCGCGAGCACGCCATTGGCTCCAATGAGGCGTTTTTCCTCAAGGAGCTGCCCAAGCGTGTGCTGGTAGTCGGCGGTGGCTATATCGCCGTCGAGTTCGCCGGGATTTTCCATGGCCTGGGCGCACAGACTTCGCTGCTGTATCGCGGCGACCTGTTCCTGCGCGGTTTTGACGGCTCGGTGCGTACGCACTTGAAGGAGGAGCTGACCAAGCGTGGCCTGGACCTGCAGTTCAACGCCGACATCGAGCGTATCGACAAGCAGGCCGATGGCAGCCTCAAGGCCACCTTGAAAGATGGCCGCGTGCTGGAAGCCGATTGCGTGTTCTACGCCACTGGCCGACGCCCGATGCTCGATAACCTGGGGCTGGAAAACACTGGCGTCAAGTTGGACAAGCGCGGCTTTGTCGAAGTGGATGAGCTGTACCAGACCGCCGAACCGTCGATCCTGGCGATTGGTGATGTGATCGGCCGCGTGCAACTGACGCCAGTGGCCCTGGCTGAAGGCATGGCCGTGGCACGTCGCTTGTTCAAGCCTGAGCAATATCGTCCGGTGGACTACGCGATGATCCCGACGGCGGTGTTCAGCCTGCCGAATATCGGCACCGTGGGCCTCAGCGAAGAGCAGGCCCGTGAAGACGGGCACAAGGTGCAGGTGTTCGAAAGCCGCTTCCGGCCGATGAAACTGACCCTGACCGACTGCCAGGAAAAGACCCTGATGAAGCTGGTGGTCGACGCCGAGACCGACAAGGTCCTGGGTTGCCACATGGTCGGCCCCGACGCTGGCGAGATCGTGCAGGGCCTGGCGATCGCGCTCAAGGCGGGCGCGACCAAGCAGCATTTCGATGAAACCATCGGCGTGCACCCAACAGCGGCGGAAGAATTCGTCACCATGCGCACGCCAGTGGCGCAGTAA
- a CDS encoding DNA-binding protein produces MARGGINKAVVQTARLAILARGENPSIDAVRIEMGNTGSKTTIHRYLKELDESETRQTITEAPIDDELGELVARLAQRLKEKAQEPIDLALAQFQQQKTALLAQVEELEAAHSQLKQQFDIQSAALADESAALQSTRSSLQTEQTRNAGLSQACSDYELRINDKDEQIRSLEEKHLHARDALEHYRNAIKDQREQEQRRHEGQLQQVQAELRQAQQSAMVRQDEITQLHRDNERLLIEHRVTVKELSALQEQARQDREQQRQLSEQVSVIDSERTLLQERLRVAQLENQARQETLAEHQKANKTLELDLVKAQASIDALRLAAVVATVPEATTEG; encoded by the coding sequence ATGGCTCGCGGCGGCATCAATAAAGCAGTAGTTCAAACGGCACGCCTGGCGATCCTTGCCCGTGGCGAAAACCCGAGCATCGATGCAGTACGCATCGAGATGGGCAATACCGGCTCGAAAACCACGATTCATCGCTATCTGAAGGAGCTGGACGAAAGCGAAACCCGCCAGACCATCACCGAAGCGCCCATTGACGACGAACTGGGTGAACTGGTGGCGCGACTGGCCCAGCGCCTGAAGGAGAAGGCCCAGGAGCCTATCGACCTGGCCCTGGCGCAGTTCCAGCAACAGAAAACCGCCCTGCTCGCCCAGGTTGAGGAGCTGGAAGCGGCCCACTCCCAGCTCAAGCAGCAGTTCGATATCCAGTCCGCCGCCCTGGCCGATGAAAGCGCGGCCTTGCAAAGCACTCGCTCCAGCCTGCAAACCGAGCAAACCCGCAACGCCGGGCTGAGCCAGGCGTGCAGCGATTACGAGTTGCGGATCAACGACAAGGACGAGCAGATTCGCTCACTGGAAGAAAAGCACCTGCATGCCCGGGACGCCCTGGAGCATTACCGCAATGCGATCAAGGACCAGCGTGAGCAGGAACAGCGTCGCCATGAAGGCCAGTTGCAGCAGGTCCAGGCAGAGCTGCGCCAGGCCCAGCAGAGCGCGATGGTGCGCCAGGATGAAATCACTCAGTTGCACCGCGATAATGAGCGCCTGCTGATCGAGCATCGGGTGACCGTGAAGGAATTGAGCGCACTGCAGGAACAGGCTCGCCAGGACCGTGAACAGCAGCGCCAATTAAGCGAACAAGTGAGTGTGATCGACAGCGAGCGCACCCTGCTGCAGGAGCGCTTGCGGGTTGCCCAACTGGAGAATCAGGCGCGCCAGGAAACGCTGGCCGAGCATCAGAAGGCCAACAAAACCCTGGAACTGGACCTGGTCAAGGCCCAGGCCAGTATTGATGCGCTGCGCCTGGCAGCCGTCGTTGCGACGGTGCCGGAAGCAACTACCGAGGGCTGA
- a CDS encoding site-specific integrase gives MSELDRYLNAATRDNTRRSYRAAIEHFEVNWGGFLPATSDSVARYLVAHAGVLSVNTLKLRLSALAQWHTSQGFPDPTKAPVVRKVLKGIRALHPAQEKQAEPLQLQHLEQVIQFLEQEGHDARGAEDHPRWLRAKRDAALILLGFWRGFRSDELCRLNIEHVQAVPGSGITLYLPRSKSDRENIGRTYQTPALLRLCPVQAYSEWLSASALVRGPVFRGIDRWGNLGEEGLHANSVIPLLRQALERAGIAADQYTSHSLRRGFATWAHRSGWDLKSLMTYVGWKDMKSAMRYVEATPFLGMTRASLE, from the coding sequence ATGAGTGAGCTGGACCGTTATCTGAATGCGGCCACCCGCGATAACACCCGCCGCAGCTATCGAGCGGCAATCGAGCATTTCGAGGTGAATTGGGGTGGATTCCTGCCGGCGACCAGCGACAGCGTGGCGCGCTATCTGGTGGCGCATGCGGGCGTGCTGTCGGTCAACACGTTGAAGCTGCGGTTATCGGCGCTGGCCCAGTGGCACACCAGCCAGGGGTTTCCTGATCCGACCAAGGCGCCAGTGGTGCGCAAAGTCCTGAAAGGCATTCGCGCCCTGCACCCGGCTCAGGAAAAACAGGCGGAGCCATTACAGCTGCAGCACCTGGAGCAGGTCATCCAGTTCCTCGAACAGGAAGGCCACGACGCCCGAGGCGCAGAAGACCATCCCCGATGGCTGCGGGCCAAGCGTGACGCAGCGTTGATCCTGCTGGGTTTCTGGCGTGGCTTTCGCAGCGATGAGTTGTGCCGGCTGAATATCGAGCACGTGCAGGCGGTGCCCGGTTCGGGCATCACCCTGTATCTACCGCGCAGCAAAAGTGATCGGGAAAATATCGGCCGCACCTACCAGACGCCGGCGCTGCTGCGGCTGTGCCCGGTGCAGGCCTACAGCGAATGGCTCAGCGCTTCAGCGCTGGTGCGCGGCCCGGTGTTTCGCGGCATTGATCGCTGGGGCAACCTGGGCGAGGAGGGCTTGCACGCCAACAGCGTGATCCCGCTATTGCGCCAGGCGCTGGAGCGCGCCGGGATTGCGGCCGATCAGTACACCAGCCACTCCCTGCGCCGGGGCTTCGCTACCTGGGCTCATCGCAGTGGCTGGGACTTGAAGTCGTTGATGACTTACGTCGGCTGGAAAGACATGAAATCGGCCATGCGCTATGTTGAAGCGACGCCCTTTCTCGGCATGACCCGGGCATCCCTCGAGTGA
- the ahpC gene encoding alkyl hydroperoxide reductase subunit C, with product MPIINSQVKPFKATAYKNGNFVDVTDADLKGKWSVVFFYPADFTFVCPTELEDLADNYAEFQKLGVEIYSVSTDTHFAHAAWHNTSPAIGKIQYTMIGDPTLTISRNFDVLIEEAGLADRGTFVINPEGQIKIVELNDGGVGRDASELLRKIKAAQYVAAHPGEVCPAKWKEGEATLAPSLDLVGKI from the coding sequence ATGCCTATCATCAACAGCCAAGTAAAACCGTTCAAAGCTACCGCCTACAAAAACGGCAACTTCGTAGACGTGACTGATGCTGACCTGAAAGGCAAATGGTCTGTCGTCTTCTTCTACCCAGCCGACTTCACCTTCGTCTGCCCAACCGAACTGGAAGACCTGGCTGACAACTACGCCGAATTCCAGAAACTGGGCGTCGAAATCTACAGCGTTTCCACCGACACCCACTTTGCCCACGCTGCCTGGCACAACACCTCGCCAGCCATTGGCAAAATCCAGTACACCATGATCGGCGACCCGACCCTGACCATCTCCCGCAACTTCGACGTGCTGATCGAAGAAGCTGGCCTGGCAGACCGTGGCACCTTCGTGATCAACCCTGAAGGCCAGATCAAAATCGTTGAACTGAACGATGGCGGCGTTGGCCGTGACGCTTCCGAGCTGCTGCGCAAAATCAAGGCGGCCCAGTACGTTGCTGCTCACCCGGGCGAAGTCTGCCCAGCCAAGTGGAAAGAAGGCGAGGCCACCCTGGCTCCGTCCCTGGACCTGGTCGGCAAGATCTAA
- the ahpF gene encoding alkyl hydroperoxide reductase subunit F, with translation MLDANLKAQLKSYLERVTQPIEIVASLDDGAKSQEMLALLQDVASLSTLITLKSDGNDARKPSFSINRPGADISLRFAGIPMGHEFTSLVLALLQVGGHPSKASVEVIEQIRALKGEFSFETYFSLSCQNCPDVVQALNLMAVLNPNIRHVAIDGALFQAEVDDRQIMAVPSVYLNGVNFGQGRMGLEEILAKLDTSGIEKAAEKISAKDAFDVLVVGGGPAGSAAAIYAARKGIRTGVAAERFGGQVLDTMSIENFISVQETEGPKLASALEAHVRQYDVDIMNLQRATALIPAKNNGELHEIRFESGATLKSKTVILATGARWREMGVPGEQEYKAKGVCFCPHCDGPLFKGKRVAVIGGGNSGVEAAIDLAGIVSHVTLLEFDSKLRADAVLQRKLYSLPNVDVITSALTSEVKGDGQKVTGLAYKDRDSGEFKTIDLEGIFVQIGLLPNTDWLKGTVELTPRGEIIVDARGETSLPGVFAAGDVTTVPYKQIVIAVGEGAKASLSAFDHLIRTSAPA, from the coding sequence ATGTTGGACGCCAATCTTAAAGCTCAGTTGAAGTCATACCTGGAACGGGTCACCCAGCCGATCGAGATCGTCGCCTCCCTCGATGACGGTGCGAAATCCCAGGAAATGCTTGCCCTCTTGCAGGATGTAGCCAGCCTTTCGACGCTGATTACCCTGAAAAGCGATGGCAATGATGCGCGCAAGCCATCGTTCTCCATCAACCGCCCGGGTGCCGATATCAGCCTGCGTTTTGCCGGCATCCCAATGGGCCATGAATTCACTTCGCTGGTGTTGGCGCTGCTGCAAGTCGGCGGCCACCCCTCGAAGGCCAGTGTCGAAGTGATTGAACAGATTCGCGCCCTTAAAGGCGAGTTCAGCTTCGAGACTTACTTCTCGCTGTCGTGCCAGAACTGCCCGGACGTGGTCCAGGCGCTGAACCTGATGGCAGTATTGAACCCGAACATCCGCCACGTCGCCATCGACGGTGCGCTGTTCCAGGCAGAAGTCGATGATCGTCAGATCATGGCCGTGCCCAGCGTTTACTTGAATGGTGTGAACTTCGGCCAGGGCCGCATGGGCCTGGAAGAAATCCTCGCCAAGCTCGACACCAGCGGTATCGAAAAAGCCGCCGAGAAAATCAGCGCCAAAGATGCGTTCGACGTACTTGTCGTCGGCGGTGGCCCAGCGGGTTCGGCAGCGGCTATCTACGCTGCACGTAAAGGCATCCGTACCGGTGTTGCAGCCGAGCGCTTCGGCGGGCAGGTGCTGGACACCATGTCGATCGAGAACTTTATCTCGGTACAGGAAACCGAAGGGCCGAAACTCGCCAGCGCCCTGGAGGCCCACGTGCGTCAGTACGACGTGGACATCATGAACCTGCAGCGTGCTACTGCGCTGATCCCGGCGAAAAACAACGGTGAGCTGCACGAAATCCGTTTCGAAAGCGGTGCGACCCTCAAGTCCAAGACCGTGATCCTGGCCACCGGTGCCCGCTGGCGCGAAATGGGTGTACCGGGTGAGCAGGAATACAAGGCCAAGGGCGTGTGCTTCTGCCCGCACTGCGACGGCCCGCTGTTCAAGGGCAAGCGCGTGGCGGTGATCGGCGGCGGTAACTCCGGCGTTGAAGCAGCCATCGACCTGGCCGGTATCGTCAGCCACGTGACCTTGCTTGAGTTTGACAGCAAGTTGCGCGCCGACGCCGTGTTGCAGCGCAAGCTGTACAGCCTGCCGAACGTTGACGTGATTACCAGCGCGCTGACCAGTGAGGTCAAGGGGGATGGCCAGAAAGTTACCGGCCTGGCCTACAAGGATCGCGACAGTGGCGAGTTCAAGACTATCGACCTGGAAGGCATCTTTGTACAGATCGGTTTGCTGCCCAACACCGACTGGCTCAAAGGCACTGTGGAGTTGACTCCACGTGGCGAGATCATCGTCGATGCACGTGGTGAGACTTCGCTGCCAGGCGTTTTTGCCGCCGGCGACGTAACGACTGTGCCGTACAAGCAGATCGTGATTGCAGTAGGCGAGGGCGCCAAGGCTTCCCTGAGTGCTTTCGATCACCTGATCCGCACTTCCGCCCCGGCGTAA
- the gloA gene encoding lactoylglutathione lyase, which translates to MSLHELNTFPGVTAQPDAATTNFVFNHTMLRVKDITKSLDFYTRVLGFSLVEKRDFPEAEFSLYFLALVDKAQIPADAAARTQWMKSIPGILELTHNHGTENDADFAYHNGNTDPRGFGHICISVPDIVAACARFEELGCDFQKRLSDGRMKSLAFVKDPDAYWVEIIQPTPL; encoded by the coding sequence ATGAGCCTGCACGAACTGAACACTTTCCCGGGCGTCACCGCCCAGCCTGACGCCGCCACCACGAACTTCGTATTCAACCACACCATGCTGCGGGTCAAGGACATCACCAAGTCGCTGGATTTCTACACCCGCGTACTGGGTTTTTCCCTGGTTGAAAAACGTGACTTCCCGGAAGCCGAATTCAGCCTGTACTTCCTGGCCCTGGTCGACAAGGCCCAGATCCCGGCCGACGCTGCCGCCCGCACCCAGTGGATGAAGTCGATCCCGGGCATCCTCGAACTGACCCACAACCACGGCACCGAAAACGACGCGGACTTTGCCTACCACAACGGCAACACCGACCCGCGTGGCTTTGGCCATATCTGCATCTCGGTGCCGGACATCGTTGCTGCCTGCGCGCGCTTTGAAGAACTGGGCTGCGACTTCCAGAAGCGCCTGAGTGACGGCCGCATGAAAAGCCTGGCCTTCGTGAAAGACCCGGATGCGTACTGGGTTGAAATCATTCAGCCAACGCCGCTGTAA